The Daucus carota subsp. sativus chromosome 7, DH1 v3.0, whole genome shotgun sequence genome window below encodes:
- the LOC135147952 gene encoding uncharacterized protein LOC135147952 — MESTNNRAGNVAPLASRKRNNTCQESVSQSPAPHINRHSDFNEQSLPPEDLFERLFKSQYEQIRETCNRYLSTKYNDILRHAEERASIIHKEKEMSMISSFQERLASLNEVINNKNTELDNCKRKNIELEEQVAHYKFQAEIWKAKAERAEEMLWNVTYEQIRETCNRYLSTKYNDILRHVEERASIIHKEKEMSMISSFQEKLASLNEVINDKNTELDNSKRKNIELKEQVAHYKSQAEIWKAKAERAEEMLWNVTLSPRRHGQCCCGDKEDTAQSSFGETS, encoded by the exons ATGGAGTCCACCAACAACAGAG CCGGCAATGTTGCTCCTTTGGCATCTCGCAAGAGAAACAACACATGTCAGGAG AGTGTTTCTCAGTCTCCAGCTCCCCATATTAACCGTCATTCGGACTTCAACGAGCAGTCACTACCACCTGAAGATCTCTTTGAGAGATTATTCAAATCACAG TATGAACAAATCAGAGAAACTTGCAACCGGTACTTGAGTACCAAATACAATGATATATTGAGGCATGCAGAAGAGCGAGCCTCCATAATACATAAAGAGAAAGAGATGAGTATGATTTCTTCTTTCCAAGAAAGGCTGGCATCTCTAAATGAGGTCATAAACAACAAGAACACAGAACTGGACAACTGTAAAAGGAAAAATATCGAACTAGAAGAGCAGGTAGCACATTACAAATTTCAGGCCGAAATTTGGAAAGCAAAGGCTGAGAGGGCTGAGGAGATGTTGTGGAACGTCACC TATGAACAAATCAGAGAAACTTGCAACCGGTACTTGAGTACCAAATACAATGATATACTGAGGCATGTAGAAGAGCGAGCCTCCATAATACATAAAGAGAAAGAGATGAGTATGATTTCTTCTTTCCAAGAAAAGCTGGCATCTCTAAATGAGGTCATAAACGACAAGAACACAGAATTGGACAACagtaaaaggaaaaatattGAACTAAAAGAGCAGGTAGCGCATTACAAATCTCAGGCCGAAATTTGGAAAGCAAAGGCGGAGAGGGCAGAGGAGATGTTGTGGAACGTCACGTTGAGTCCGCGACGCCACGGCCAATGCTGCTGTGGAGACAAGGAGGATACAGCTCAGTCCTCGTTTGGGGAGACTAGCTAG